A single Bacillus sp. OxB-1 DNA region contains:
- a CDS encoding LysR family transcriptional regulator: MNLKRLGYFVTIVEEEQITKAAQKLHMAQPPLSQQLKLLEEELGVLLFERIGRKLELTEPGKVLYDKSKKLLSQYEEAFMEVEEVAKGMKGVLSIGTVKSCFPYVPGRLRQFREQFPDVTFRLKEGDTFRMTEYLRNREIELGIVRMPLEMEDFSSIALPSEPYVLVAPKKWNQKKRIRMKDVAELPLLLLHRVKGRGQYELILDECAKHGFEPSIICECPDAGMLLSLAREGIGYAMLPKSTVEFLLYEDLQITEIEDCLIQTEGTIIWLKDRYLSKAASRFLETFQQPQLTEASPL, encoded by the coding sequence TTGAACCTGAAACGGTTAGGCTATTTTGTCACGATAGTGGAAGAAGAGCAGATTACAAAAGCCGCGCAGAAATTGCATATGGCCCAACCACCGTTGAGCCAGCAACTTAAACTATTGGAAGAAGAACTGGGTGTCCTTTTATTTGAACGGATCGGCCGGAAATTGGAACTTACAGAGCCGGGGAAAGTGCTATATGATAAATCCAAAAAGCTGCTCTCTCAATATGAAGAGGCTTTCATGGAAGTGGAGGAAGTGGCAAAAGGGATGAAAGGCGTCCTGTCCATCGGCACGGTGAAATCCTGTTTCCCTTATGTGCCAGGAAGGTTGCGGCAGTTCCGAGAGCAGTTCCCTGATGTGACGTTCAGATTAAAAGAAGGGGATACGTTCCGGATGACGGAATACTTACGGAATCGGGAGATTGAACTTGGGATTGTCCGGATGCCTTTGGAAATGGAAGACTTCTCATCGATTGCATTGCCATCTGAACCGTATGTCCTCGTCGCGCCGAAAAAATGGAATCAAAAAAAGAGAATCCGTATGAAAGATGTAGCAGAGCTGCCTTTGCTTTTGCTCCATCGAGTTAAAGGAAGGGGACAATACGAACTGATTTTGGATGAGTGTGCAAAGCACGGCTTTGAACCATCCATCATTTGTGAGTGCCCGGATGCCGGGATGCTTCTTTCTTTGGCGCGGGAAGGGATCGGTTATGCGATGTTGCCGAAGTCCACTGTTGAATTCCTTCTATATGAAGATTTGCAAATTACCGAGATCGAAGATTGCCTTATTCAAACGGAAGGCACAATCATCTGGTTGAAGGACCGGTATTTATCAAAGGCGGCAAGCCGCTTTCTGGAAACCTTTCAACAGCCGCAATTGACAGAAGCCTCTCCATTATAA
- the hpaB gene encoding 4-hydroxyphenylacetate 3-monooxygenase, oxygenase component: MGAKTGQQYIDGVDKAQANVWIDGEQVKGKISEHPAFKGVMKTQGELYDLQFDADKKDYMTYKSPTTGNQVGTSFLQPRTKEDLEKRRMMIQTWARHNNGMMGRSPDYINAGMMAYGSASEMFGKQDPFYQKNMQDYYEYCRENDLSLTHTLIQPQVNRALNSAQLPDPYIAARIVEKTSEGVVIRGARLLATQGGITDEIMVFPSTLLKQSDEENPYAYAFSIPNNTPGLKFICRESFDYGKSNFDHPLGSRFEEMDSIVVFDDVVVPWNRVFALGDVQVCNEAYNESNAVVHMTHQVVSKNVAKTEFILGLLQLMVETINIGQFQHIHEKMSEVIIALETMKAFVTASEANAKEDRWGIMTPDFGPLNAARNYYPKIYPRFSEIMQLMGASGLMAIPNEKDFASELRPDLDKYLQSATGSAYDRVKLYRLAWDVCMSAFGTRQTLYERFFFGDPVRMAGALYNGYDKQPYVDHVKEFLQRSEQGSLSGIGK; encoded by the coding sequence ATGGGAGCTAAGACAGGACAGCAGTATATCGATGGAGTCGACAAGGCCCAGGCGAATGTGTGGATCGACGGTGAGCAGGTGAAAGGGAAAATTTCCGAACACCCAGCGTTTAAAGGAGTAATGAAAACGCAAGGGGAATTATACGATTTACAATTCGATGCAGATAAAAAGGATTATATGACTTATAAATCTCCGACGACTGGAAATCAGGTTGGTACATCATTCTTGCAACCAAGAACGAAGGAAGACTTGGAAAAACGCCGCATGATGATCCAGACATGGGCACGCCATAACAACGGGATGATGGGACGTTCCCCTGACTATATCAACGCAGGTATGATGGCATACGGTTCCGCTTCTGAAATGTTCGGTAAACAGGACCCGTTCTATCAAAAAAATATGCAGGACTACTATGAGTATTGCCGTGAGAACGACTTGTCGCTGACGCACACATTGATTCAGCCACAGGTGAACCGTGCATTGAACTCGGCTCAGCTGCCTGATCCGTACATCGCTGCGCGTATCGTCGAAAAAACATCTGAAGGGGTTGTCATCCGTGGTGCACGCCTTCTTGCGACACAAGGTGGAATCACTGACGAAATCATGGTGTTCCCTTCCACGTTGCTGAAACAGTCAGATGAAGAAAATCCATATGCCTATGCGTTCTCGATTCCGAACAACACACCGGGCTTGAAGTTCATTTGCCGTGAGTCGTTCGATTATGGAAAATCCAATTTCGACCATCCGCTAGGATCCCGCTTCGAAGAAATGGACTCCATCGTAGTGTTCGATGATGTCGTCGTTCCTTGGAACCGCGTATTCGCACTAGGCGATGTTCAAGTATGTAACGAAGCGTACAACGAAAGTAACGCAGTTGTCCACATGACACACCAAGTTGTTTCGAAAAACGTTGCGAAGACAGAATTCATCCTCGGCCTTCTTCAATTGATGGTGGAAACGATCAACATCGGTCAGTTCCAGCACATTCACGAAAAAATGTCTGAAGTCATCATAGCATTGGAGACGATGAAAGCGTTTGTAACAGCTTCCGAAGCGAACGCGAAAGAAGACCGCTGGGGCATCATGACGCCGGATTTTGGTCCGTTGAATGCAGCGCGTAACTACTATCCTAAGATCTACCCACGCTTCAGCGAGATCATGCAGTTGATGGGTGCGAGCGGCTTGATGGCGATCCCGAACGAAAAAGACTTCGCTTCGGAACTCCGTCCTGATTTGGATAAATACCTACAATCGGCAACTGGCTCTGCATATGACCGCGTGAAGCTATACCGTTTGGCGTGGGATGTCTGCATGAGTGCGTTCGGTACTCGCCAAACTCTATACGAGCGTTTCTTCTTCGGCGATCCAGTTCGTATGGCAGGTGCACTTTATAATGGCTACGACAAACAACCTTATGTCGACCATGTCAAAGAATTCTTACAGCGTTCCGAGCAAGGTTCCCTTTCTGGAATCGGCAAATAA
- a CDS encoding DUF6583 family protein, producing MEEQNLKKKSPKLFIALIVAALIIVGGSASAYFAFSKSPKVQYFLAESATLQQMGNLFKDRYANEMKWMDVQKEKPTETTLDLSAEWNDPYIGYDMEEVQSLVNSSKLTLQNVFDPVKKETKIGLSAEVGSTSIDLGEYFATPEKALLALPFTDDLIRFDDKDFGRIMREIDEDYEGNDELGLAQLFETDFSSASELTTYVKEEYLKFIFDELPEEAFESEKEEVEVFDKKIKATKSTMKLDEKQFKALIEKVLVKMQKDEKLKELIKDQIAMSSFAGDVTASDLTEMIVQYEEGLESAIEDLDAIDDVPSTITSTIWHDSNHIVKRSLDVTSGEEGEEESLLMEGVQLLEKDEQQWKYTMGIKEADDEENVLKFNGHLTWKDKKAEDSITLTVEDVNAVKISYKGKEDLDGSKRTFKRTFGFSDGYQDVEVVWSGNATHESDSMSADHNFTFSDGSMDPDMYNLKMKQKSKVVKKVDMPTESADTIMLKDMSVEEMMEYAEETLAPEAQNWAWELMGNLESELYGN from the coding sequence ATGGAGGAACAGAACTTGAAAAAGAAGTCACCTAAGTTGTTCATAGCATTGATCGTGGCTGCTCTTATCATTGTAGGCGGTAGCGCATCCGCTTATTTCGCATTTAGTAAATCTCCGAAAGTGCAATACTTTTTGGCTGAAAGTGCTACATTGCAACAAATGGGTAATCTATTCAAAGATCGCTATGCAAATGAAATGAAGTGGATGGATGTCCAGAAGGAAAAGCCGACAGAAACAACATTGGATCTGTCAGCGGAATGGAATGATCCTTATATCGGCTACGACATGGAGGAAGTCCAGTCACTTGTCAACAGTTCGAAGTTGACGCTCCAGAACGTATTCGATCCGGTAAAAAAAGAAACGAAAATCGGATTGTCTGCTGAAGTGGGAAGCACTTCAATTGATTTGGGGGAGTATTTCGCAACACCGGAAAAGGCTTTATTGGCATTGCCATTCACGGATGATCTAATTCGTTTCGACGACAAGGATTTCGGTCGGATCATGCGGGAAATCGATGAAGACTATGAGGGGAATGATGAGCTAGGTCTCGCCCAACTGTTCGAAACTGATTTTTCATCCGCCAGCGAACTGACGACTTATGTGAAAGAAGAATACTTGAAATTCATTTTCGATGAATTGCCGGAAGAGGCATTTGAAAGCGAGAAAGAAGAAGTCGAGGTGTTCGACAAGAAGATCAAAGCAACGAAGTCGACGATGAAACTTGACGAAAAGCAATTCAAAGCACTGATTGAAAAAGTCCTAGTAAAAATGCAAAAAGATGAAAAACTGAAAGAATTGATCAAAGACCAAATCGCCATGTCTTCTTTTGCGGGAGATGTAACAGCGAGTGATTTGACAGAAATGATTGTCCAATACGAGGAAGGCTTGGAATCGGCCATCGAAGATTTGGATGCAATCGATGATGTACCAAGCACAATCACATCGACAATCTGGCATGATTCGAACCACATCGTCAAACGTTCTTTGGATGTGACGAGCGGTGAAGAAGGAGAAGAGGAGTCCCTTCTGATGGAAGGCGTTCAATTGTTGGAAAAAGACGAGCAACAATGGAAGTATACGATGGGAATCAAGGAAGCTGATGATGAAGAAAATGTGTTGAAATTCAACGGCCACTTGACTTGGAAAGACAAGAAAGCGGAAGACTCGATCACCTTGACAGTGGAAGATGTGAATGCTGTCAAGATCTCCTACAAAGGGAAAGAGGATCTGGACGGTTCCAAGCGTACCTTTAAACGGACATTCGGATTCTCCGACGGGTACCAAGATGTAGAAGTGGTTTGGAGCGGAAATGCGACGCATGAAAGCGACTCGATGAGCGCAGATCATAACTTCACATTCAGCGATGGATCAATGGATCCGGATATGTATAACTTGAAAATGAAACAAAAGAGTAAAGTCGTCAAAAAAGTCGACATGCCAACCGAATCGGCTGATACCATCATGTTGAAAGATATGAGTGTGGAAGAAATGATGGAATATGCCGAAGAAACTTTAGCTCCTGAAGCTCAGAACTGGGCCTGGGAACTCATGGGCAACCTGGAAAGCGAACTTTACGGTAATTAA
- a CDS encoding argininosuccinate synthase, giving the protein MTKKKVVLAYSGGLDTSVAVQWLTDQGYAVVACCLDVGEGKDLEFIKQKALKVGAVSSYVIDAKEEFAQEFVLLALQAQSYYEDKYPLVSALSRPLISKKLVEVAHQENATAVAHGCTGKGNDQVRFEVAIKALDPSLEVLAPVREWSWSREEEIEYAKQKNIPIPIDLESPYSVDQNLWGRANECGILEDPWAAPPEEAYGLTNSIENAPDIPEVIEIEFNKGVPVSLDGVQYSLSELILKLNDIAGNHGVGRIDHVENRLVGIKSREVYEAPGAITLLKAHKELEDLTLVKEVSHFKPIISHKLSEMIYNGLWFSPLREALEAFIKETQQYVNGTARVKLFKGHAIVEGRKSVNSLYDEKLATYTADDEFDQSAAVGFIKLWGLPTEVHSMVNKKQTVKKG; this is encoded by the coding sequence ATGACAAAAAAGAAAGTTGTTTTAGCATATTCGGGTGGACTCGATACATCCGTTGCCGTCCAGTGGTTGACAGATCAAGGATACGCAGTCGTAGCATGCTGTTTGGATGTCGGTGAAGGGAAAGACTTGGAGTTCATCAAGCAGAAGGCGTTGAAAGTCGGTGCGGTGAGCAGCTACGTCATCGATGCCAAAGAAGAATTTGCGCAAGAATTTGTCTTGCTTGCATTGCAGGCACAATCGTATTACGAGGATAAATATCCACTCGTTTCGGCACTTTCCCGTCCGTTGATTTCCAAGAAACTCGTCGAAGTGGCGCATCAGGAAAACGCGACGGCGGTGGCGCATGGCTGTACAGGAAAAGGGAATGACCAAGTGCGTTTCGAAGTCGCGATCAAAGCACTCGATCCTTCTTTGGAAGTATTGGCTCCTGTTCGTGAGTGGAGCTGGTCCCGTGAAGAGGAGATCGAATACGCGAAACAGAAGAACATCCCAATTCCTATCGACCTCGAAAGTCCTTATTCGGTGGATCAAAACCTTTGGGGCCGTGCCAACGAATGCGGCATCTTGGAAGACCCTTGGGCAGCGCCACCGGAGGAGGCATATGGATTGACCAATTCCATCGAGAATGCACCGGACATACCGGAAGTGATTGAGATCGAGTTCAACAAAGGAGTGCCAGTCAGCTTGGATGGCGTCCAATATTCGTTGAGTGAACTTATACTTAAACTGAATGATATCGCAGGAAACCACGGAGTCGGAAGAATCGACCACGTCGAAAACCGCCTGGTCGGCATCAAATCGCGCGAGGTGTATGAAGCGCCAGGTGCCATCACATTATTAAAGGCTCATAAGGAATTGGAAGATTTGACGCTCGTGAAAGAAGTAAGTCATTTTAAACCAATCATCTCGCATAAGCTAAGCGAGATGATCTATAACGGCTTATGGTTTTCTCCGTTACGCGAAGCATTGGAAGCATTCATTAAAGAAACCCAGCAATACGTCAACGGAACAGCGCGTGTCAAACTGTTCAAAGGGCATGCCATCGTGGAAGGCCGGAAATCGGTGAATTCCCTTTATGATGAAAAACTTGCCACGTATACGGCTGACGATGAATTTGACCAATCGGCAGCAGTCGGGTTTATCAAGCTATGGGGTCTTCCTACTGAAGTTCATAGTATGGTGAATAAGAAACAAACTGTAAAAAAAGGATAA
- the gdhA gene encoding NADP-specific glutamate dehydrogenase, whose amino-acid sequence MTRMDVVQSNKNRANDYVHEVYELVKKRNPDEKEFLQATREIFDSLRPVFSQHPHFIEHGILERITEPERIITFRVAWEDDQGRVRVNRGFRVQFNSDLGPYKGGIRFHPSVNVSIMKFLAFEQIFKNALTGQPIGGGKGGSDFDPKGKSEREIMRFTQSFATELTRHIGPDRDVPAGDIGVGKREIGYMFGTYNRLRGGYEAGVFTGKDPEHGGSLGRKEATGYGTVYFVDEMLKGKGLSFKGSTVIVSGSGNVSTYAIEKAMQLGAKVVACSDSGGYIYDKDGINLETLKQLKEVENKRIWEYTKFHPNAEYHEDCSGIWSIPCDIALPCATQNELDEIAAHTLVANSVKAVGEGANMPCTLEAIHLFQENGVLFAPAKAANAGGVAVSAMEMSQNSMRLSWTTEEVDERLQSVMKNIYTSCMEAADQYGKPGDLVMGANIAGFLKVANAMVSHGIN is encoded by the coding sequence ATGACTAGAATGGATGTAGTTCAATCAAACAAAAATAGAGCGAACGATTACGTTCATGAAGTATATGAATTGGTAAAGAAGAGAAATCCGGATGAAAAAGAATTTTTGCAAGCCACGAGAGAAATTTTCGATTCACTGCGCCCCGTCTTCTCCCAACATCCCCATTTCATCGAACATGGCATTCTTGAAAGAATTACAGAACCGGAACGGATCATCACTTTCCGAGTTGCCTGGGAAGACGATCAAGGCAGAGTGCGGGTGAACCGTGGTTTCCGTGTTCAATTCAACAGTGATTTAGGACCATATAAAGGTGGGATTCGATTCCATCCTTCCGTCAACGTTAGTATTATGAAATTCCTTGCATTCGAGCAAATTTTTAAAAATGCGTTGACCGGCCAACCGATCGGTGGAGGGAAAGGCGGATCGGACTTCGATCCAAAAGGGAAGTCGGAACGTGAAATCATGCGATTCACGCAAAGTTTCGCCACTGAGCTGACCCGGCATATCGGTCCCGACCGTGATGTTCCGGCCGGTGACATCGGTGTTGGAAAGCGTGAAATCGGATACATGTTCGGAACGTATAACCGTTTACGAGGCGGATACGAAGCAGGGGTCTTCACCGGAAAAGATCCGGAGCATGGCGGAAGTCTAGGCCGTAAAGAAGCGACTGGCTACGGCACCGTCTATTTCGTGGATGAGATGCTAAAAGGGAAAGGACTTTCCTTCAAAGGCAGCACAGTTATCGTTTCTGGATCTGGAAACGTTTCCACCTATGCAATTGAAAAAGCGATGCAATTAGGCGCCAAAGTGGTCGCGTGCAGCGATTCGGGCGGTTATATCTATGACAAGGATGGCATCAACCTGGAAACATTGAAACAATTAAAAGAAGTGGAAAATAAGAGAATCTGGGAATATACAAAATTCCATCCGAATGCGGAATATCATGAGGATTGTTCGGGTATTTGGTCCATACCTTGTGATATCGCATTGCCATGTGCGACACAAAATGAGCTGGATGAAATCGCAGCACATACGTTGGTAGCAAACTCGGTTAAAGCGGTCGGAGAAGGCGCGAATATGCCATGCACATTGGAAGCGATCCATCTATTCCAAGAAAATGGCGTGTTATTCGCTCCGGCGAAAGCGGCCAATGCAGGCGGCGTGGCCGTTTCGGCAATGGAAATGTCACAGAACAGCATGCGGCTTTCCTGGACTACCGAGGAAGTCGATGAAAGATTGCAAAGTGTCATGAAGAATATTTATACAAGTTGTATGGAAGCGGCCGACCAATACGGCAAGCCGGGAGATTTAGTCATGGGGGCAAATATTGCAGGATTTTTGAAAGTTGCCAATGCGATGGTTTCGCACGGCATCAACTAA
- a CDS encoding LysM peptidoglycan-binding domain-containing protein — translation MQIHVVQPGQTLYGIGQAYGIPYQDIAEANEIPDPSRLVIGQALVIPIIGQYHWVQPGQSLYSIARMYGMSYVELARINGISPSATLQVGLRLYIPPRPKMNAEVLLYAEPRAPVSQSYIDEVRRRAGQVTYMAMFSYEVLRDGSLKAPPLDNIPQIVRDAGAANALVVTNLEEFAFSADLAHAIFTDEAVQDRLFDNLVQEANRVGFRDIHFDFELLFPEDRELYNTFLRRARDRFHAAGFTISTALAPKASDIRTGIYGAHDYKAHGEIVDFVSLMTYEWGYTFSEPQAVSPIQPVQAVVEYAVSQIPREKVFLGQNLYGYKWSSPYPPQGGAPARAISPQQAIALAIEQNVAIQYDYVAQAPYFRYIDAEGVQHEVWFEDARSIQAKFNLIKQFQLRGIMYWKLGLAFPQNWLLLQDNFNIRKIT, via the coding sequence ATGCAAATCCATGTTGTTCAACCCGGCCAAACATTGTATGGCATAGGGCAAGCTTACGGAATCCCGTATCAAGACATTGCGGAGGCCAATGAAATACCGGATCCATCACGTTTAGTCATAGGGCAAGCCTTGGTCATCCCGATTATAGGGCAGTATCATTGGGTGCAACCGGGGCAATCGTTGTATTCGATCGCAAGGATGTATGGGATGTCTTATGTTGAATTGGCGAGAATCAACGGCATTTCCCCTTCCGCTACATTGCAGGTAGGACTACGGCTTTATATTCCACCCCGTCCGAAGATGAACGCGGAAGTTCTTCTCTATGCAGAGCCGCGGGCGCCTGTCAGTCAGTCATACATTGACGAGGTCAGACGACGGGCAGGACAGGTGACATATATGGCCATGTTTAGTTATGAAGTCTTGCGTGATGGATCGCTAAAAGCTCCACCTCTCGATAATATTCCACAAATTGTAAGAGATGCGGGCGCAGCGAATGCCCTTGTTGTCACCAATTTGGAGGAATTCGCTTTCAGTGCTGATTTGGCCCATGCCATTTTTACGGATGAAGCCGTGCAAGATCGATTGTTCGATAACTTGGTCCAAGAAGCGAATCGGGTAGGTTTCAGGGACATCCATTTTGACTTTGAGCTGCTTTTTCCGGAGGATCGCGAACTTTATAATACTTTCCTCCGAAGAGCAAGGGATCGGTTTCATGCGGCGGGCTTCACGATCTCCACCGCTTTGGCTCCGAAAGCGAGTGATATCAGAACGGGGATTTACGGGGCGCATGATTATAAAGCGCATGGGGAGATTGTGGATTTTGTGTCACTTATGACTTATGAATGGGGATATACATTTAGCGAGCCTCAAGCGGTGAGTCCAATTCAACCGGTGCAAGCCGTCGTCGAATATGCCGTCAGTCAAATACCACGGGAAAAGGTGTTTCTCGGCCAAAATCTATACGGATATAAGTGGTCCTCCCCGTATCCGCCACAAGGGGGAGCCCCTGCACGGGCAATCAGTCCGCAACAAGCTATTGCATTGGCCATCGAACAGAATGTGGCAATCCAGTATGATTATGTGGCACAAGCGCCTTATTTCCGCTATATCGATGCGGAAGGTGTGCAACATGAAGTATGGTTTGAAGATGCACGCAGCATACAAGCGAAGTTCAATTTGATCAAACAATTTCAATTACGCGGAATCATGTACTGGAAGTTGGGTCTGGCATTCCCTCAAAATTGGCTTTTGCTGCAGGATAATTTTAACATCCGCAAAATTACATGA